ggagTTCTGACTTACAGCAAAACCGACTTACGTTGGaccgtaggaacagaactccgaagtaagtcgaggacccctgTAATGCGACACGTTAAGAGCTTCAAAACAAcattgaaaacataaaacaaactcaACCCACCATTTGAAATTTGATTACTTCTTTGGTGCTGACCTGAAATTGTAAGAAATGAGAATTTAACAAGAATCACATACAATAATAACAGACGATTAGAAATCTGTGATGTTCAATGTCCATATTAAACACAGTCAACTCACCACAGTGCTAATTTTCTTCTTGCCGTCAGATGCTCTGAGGAGACATTTATTATCTGCAGGTTCAAATGACTCCGAGTGGCCCTTTCTGGGCACTGGTTTGGTTCTACCGTCATCTGGAAGAATAAAACACTTCTTACTACAGCTGCTGAGGCACTGAAAGAGGAAATTCATGTTGCTACTTCAAAAGGGAGCCTACTTACACTTCTTTAGCGTGATGACGACACTgcctgatgttctgcacttcTGGAAGAGTCGCGTGAGCTCCGTGAGGAACtggacaacagaaagaaaaggttGGGCAGTTATAAAGCTGATAACTCAATTTATCAACTATTAAATTACTGTGAAAGGTTTTGATAATAAAtaagttttggatttttatcAAAAGGCAAAATTCTCAgattccagcttctcaaatgaAATATATTCCGTGTTCTTTGCTCCTCTGAGAGAGtaaattgaatttctttggatTGCACTCAAAGCAAGACATTCAAGAATAAGATTTGGGGCTTTTGGGAACAATGACCAACATTAACAACCAATCAAGTAATCAAGACAATAATCAAATgattaatcaacaatgaaaGTAATCGTTACTTGCAGCCCTATTTTCCGGTGGGACACAACACAGTTCAGACAATCACCAATTTCTGAAACGGTTTCAAAAATCTGTTGCATAATATTATAACTAAAACATTACAACGTTCATCAATGTTGGTTTTACTACTTCACTGTTTAGCTACAATGCATTTATCTTACCCAGGTTTAGCTAGTAAACTCGAAGCTGACAGTGCATTCAGTGTCTTTGGGAAGACTGTTAATCACATTATTATGACATTTATCTAACTGATggttatttttattgatgttgAAAGCAGAgtattttgagtttttaatCACCTCATATATCACTCAAACCGatcaaaaaatagttttaatggTTTTCAGCGAACAAACTAaatcagaaaatacatttaccTAAATCCACCTTCATTAGTTCTGCATTCAAATGCAGGGCCAACAGTCGATGTTTGACTACACTGAGTACATGAAAGAAATAAAGGTGTCGacttagacaaaaaaaatagccaTTTAACAGCTCTCAACACCACCATAAAGTACAACAACTGAACGAGTTACTTAGTTGCCAGCTTTAACTCTAAACCACAGTCAGCTAATGTTAGCACGCTAGTTGGTGACTCAATCTGATGACTAGACGTTGAAGCTAACAGCTAGCTAGCTGTTGCACAACTACAGCAGACGGaatctattttctgttttaagcTAGTATCAGTAACACACCAAGTTATTAACGATGCAGTTTTTGTTCTTACCGAATCATTTTCAAGCAGCACCATGTTTCTAATTTCAATTCAGCTGTAGCGTTAGCTCACTGGACGCAAGCTAACTGCAGGGAAGCACACGTACTACAGAAGCCGGAGCTCCGCCCTGCGCCCCACTATGGAGCCGCGCTGTTGTCACACCGCCACCTGCTGGTAAGGAGGAGAACTACACACACTACAGTCACACTGGTGGTGGTGTTACAGGAaacattttgtacattaatCTCCTCCAGTAGGGTTGGCCTATGAGTTCAAATAATGTTGTGCCAGGCCGCAGCTGGGATTAAAAATATTTAGAgaaagctacattttaaaacaatacaAGGCTgaacaattaaatgaaatattattactctgccaaagaaCGTGGAGGAggtatgtgacgatcggtgacggtgtacgtttgtcattctgtgaatctgtctgtgcacaacattgctcaaaaatagacaaagaGATTTGGAATAAatcttcagggaaggtcagaaatggcacaaggaccacctcattagatgttggcagtgatgcagcttatagtacactcacattcacacctacggacaatttagagtgaccagttaacctcagcatgtctttggactgtggcagGAAGCCAGAGGATGTGCAGAAAACCTACACATACACAGGGGGAACATACAAATTCCATGCTGAAAGATCCTAGGCCTAGGCCAGGACATGAACCAGAGAttttctagctgtgaggcgacagtgctaaccaccatgcagaaaaatatcgtaaattttttttaataattgaaaaagaaatgttaaaaatgaccaaTTAGACTAACACCGAGTCAGGAGTGATCggacgtggaagaaagctgaaaaagagaaggttgcagcaggaaatgtcaactactggagtcctccatggcacttgagtttagtgagtaaggtaagagcagaaagggagctgccactcggacgcggttcttccacccagagaggacctctttctgctgtcgctgctacacatactgccctagtggaggttttaggtggaatattccttttaaccagctcCTCAGgcctctttgaggattttgtatggaatactcagttaaaccaacattttaggtgcatgtccaaggatttttggtggaatgttcctgtAAGGTGGATGCGTGAGGACCTTGTAgatggaatacttcctgaaaacaaccttttaggtcaacattcaaagatttaaggtggaatattcctttaaaccaacctaaatttcatgtttggATCATTATCAaatgagaaacctcaatccagactcctcataatgacgtttgagatttatgctgctgttatttgtttagtccagactaaatgacagaaatccacaactgtaattttatttcagggctcggttattaaatgtcaaaacaatccatgtgactctaaaacctcaacagctttacaaactctaagattaaactctccacaaggatccaaaagaagttggacttctacatgagagctttaattattcttcatctacttcctgaaaagcttggtccataaaaaagacaaaaactaatattttcagctgaacgaaagacagactttgtgatttttctgcttacatgtgttgttgtaaacttacccTTTCAAAAAAATAGCTTCCTAACCCCCCGGAAACCagggtttgttctgtttttctgtcactccttggcgaccctagacagctggttataatgttttttgagcaacacaacatactgtgacgtttttacaatgatggttctactatggaaccagacTGACATGTTCAGgagttctttgtgtgaaaactcagagatttcacggatcagaaggtggttttcaactttctctgttaactttctgcttcaactttaaactaaatttacttcactaagccagccctctggacttccagtaagctgtgttcctattggctgtccaggtggctgcttggtgttatcaggaacacctgagcagctcagtgtcttcctgctttatgtctgcagtcaaacatttcctctgcttctcttcactgaactgggtttgAATCCATTGCTTTACTTTCTTtcggcgttggcttgcagcttccagcagtaaaatcgtctttaatgtgtttcttggtgtgttttagggctttgtactggatagctgtcttggtaaatgtggttctttagccacagttagcacttggtgctaatgtgtgcggtgattagtgggtttggtgcagctgagttgtgtctttatcttggctgtagtgagtctttagaggtttttggtcagacacattcttgtttgtgaaccaacgttggttgtccagaaggtaggagttcctgtcctgattctgtgtttaaagagcttctctggtaagctgcaggagactttaacGTTTGGGTTGTTAGTTACCTCCGCCgtggaggttatgtgacacccggcgtttgtgtgtctgtctgtctgttagcaagacaactcaaaaacgcctgggcagattcacatgaaattttgaggggatgtagactatggtaaaaggaagagctgatttaattttggtgccAATCTGGAAAGGATTCTGGATCGCTtcgaattttttagtatgtttcagtatgtggtccaaaatacgaccaaaaacatcataggttagtatgtcgtccaacaaattggagcaaggtgtccagatagctcaactggttaagaagctgctttataaacagaactgtgtcagagacacaggttcaattctagctcatgatcctttactgcatgggtttcctgttttcctctctatccttggcagaggtctgcactctctgagtgcttttctagtttggtttgtgtacggtttcatttggacgactaccTTGAGGCCCCTCtgtgtggtttagtgaggttttctgtaag
This is a stretch of genomic DNA from Acanthochromis polyacanthus isolate Apoly-LR-REF ecotype Palm Island chromosome 1, KAUST_Apoly_ChrSc, whole genome shotgun sequence. It encodes these proteins:
- the srp14 gene encoding signal recognition particle 14 kDa protein, with amino-acid sequence MVLLENDSFLTELTRLFQKCRTSGSVVITLKKYDGRTKPVPRKGHSESFEPADNKCLLRASDGKKKISTVVSTKEVIKFQMAYSNLLRAHMDGLKKKDKKSKSKKTKATQ